Proteins from a single region of Theobroma cacao cultivar B97-61/B2 chromosome 10, Criollo_cocoa_genome_V2, whole genome shotgun sequence:
- the LOC18586675 gene encoding cytochrome P450 94C1: protein MEDQPFSFLQSMQTYFGLLSFFTLPFFLFSVLLYLRQKIWCSCDICHAYLSSNWSKEFNNLCDWYTYLLQKSPSQTIHIHVLNNTITANPENVEYMLKTRFNDYPKGKSFAMILGDLLGKGIFNVDGDLWMFQRKMASLELANFAIRAYAIEIVATEIKYRLLPLLSSFSGKDGSVLDLQEVFRRFSFDNICKFSFGLDPGCLESSLPISHFADAFDLASKLSAERGMAPVPLLWKIKRIFNIGSEKKLKKAIEAVNGLAMEVIMQKRKLGFSTHKDLLSRFMACINDDSYLRDIVISFILAGRDTMASALTTLFWLLANHPLAISEIRKESDQFRESNQEFASYDLIRKMHYLHATVYESLRLYPPVQFDSKFACKDDILPDGTFVQKGTRVTYHPYAMGRMENVWGSDCIKFKPERWLKDGTFCPQCPFKYPVFQAGVRVCLGKELALVEMKVVVLSVLRQFDIELVAPKVAPQFDPGLTAMVRGGLQVVIRKRRDIAAA, encoded by the coding sequence ATGGAGGATCagcctttctcttttttgcagTCAATGCAGACATATTTTGGCCTTCTCTCCTTCTTCACCTTACCCTTCTTTCTATTCTCTGTCTTACTCTATCTAAGACAGAAAATTTGGTGCAGCTGTGACATTTGCCATGCCTACCTCTCATCAAATTGGTCCAAAGAATTCAACAATCTCTGTGATTGGTACACATATCTTCTCCAAAAATCTCCAAGCCAAACAATTCACATTCATGTTCTGAACAACACAATCACAGCTAATCCAGAAAATGTTGAATATATGCTTAAAACTAGATTCAACGACTACCCGAAAGGAAAATCTTTCGCCATGATCCTTGGCGACCTTTTAGGCAAAGGAATTTTCAATGTAGATGGAGACTTGTGGATGTTCCAAAGGAAAATGGCAAGTCTAGAGCTTGCAAACTTCGCCATCCGAGCATATGCAATCGAGATCGTTGCTACGGAGATCAAATATCGGCTTCTCCCTTTGTTATCATCATTTTCTGGAAAAGATGGTAGCGTTTTGGATTTGCAAGAAGTTTTTAGACGATTTTCTTTCGATAATATTTGCAAGTTTTCATTCGGGTTAGACCCTGGTTGTCTTGAATCATCATTACCAATATCCCATTTCGCTGATGCCTTTGATCTAGCATCCAAGCTATCAGCAGAGAGGGGAATGGCACCAGTGCCATTACTCTGGAAGATCAAGAGGATTTTCAACATAGGCAGTGAGAAAAAACTCAAGAAGGCTATTGAAGCGGTCAATGGTCTTGCCATGGAGGTGATCATGCAAAAGAGGAAACTTGGCTTTTCTACACATAAAGATCTTCTATCAAGATTCATGGCCTGCATTAATGATGACTCTTATTTAAGAGACATTGTTATAAGCTTCATTTTGGCAGGCCGTGACACCATGGCCTCTGCATTGACTACATTATTCTGGCTGCTAGCCAATCACCCCCTAGCCATCTCAGAAATTCGAAAAGAGTCAGATCAATTCAGGGAGTCCAATCAAGAATTCGCGAGCTATGATCTGATAAGGAAAATGCATTATCTACATGCCACGGTTTATGAGAGCTTGAGACTGTATCCTCCTGTacaatttgattcaaaatttgCTTGCAAGGATGATATTTTACCTGATGGCACTTTTGTTCAAAAGGGGACAAGGGTAACATACCATCCTTATGCAATGGGGAGGATGGAAAACGTCTGGGGTTCGGATTGCATCAAATTTAAACCTGAGAGATGGCTTAAGGACGGTACTTTTTGTCCACAATGCCCTTTCAAGTACCCAGTTTTCCAAGCCGGGGTAAGGGTTTGTCTAGGAAAAGAATTAGCGTTAGTGGAGATGAAAGTGGTGGTCCTGTCTGTGTTACGCCAATTCGACATTGAACTTGTGGCACCCAAGGTTGCACCACAGTTTGATCCGGGGCTCACGGCTATGGTAAGAGGAGGGCTTCAAGTTGTGATTAGGAAGAGAAGGGACATTGCAGCAGCTTAA